A region of the Zhihengliuella halotolerans genome:
CTCGCCGATGGTCTGGCCCACGGACGCACCGGCCAGGGTCTGTGCCAGCGCCACACCGCCGACGACGCAGAGGGGAACAATGATCAGGAGCGTCTTCAGGAGCCGCAGCCATGTCAGGTAGTACCGGGGGCCGAGCAAGTGCAAGGGTCGGTCCGCGTAGCCGGCGGCCAGAATGTCGGGGTCCCCGAGTTCGGTGAGCACTGCGCGTTCCGCGGCCTCACGTGATTCCCCGTGTTCGAGCCGCGCTTCGATCGCATCGGCGATCGAAGCCTGCAACTCGGATCGAACGTCCTCTTGCGCCGCGGGCTTGAGACTCCTCACCGTGGCGCTGACGTACCTCTCGGTCAGTGGCGTCGGGGTGCTCATATCAGTCCTCCGCTTCGGTGAGAGTGGCGATTGCCGTGGTCAGCAACCGCCACTCTTCTGTCATGGTGTCGGCGAGCCGGATCCCGGCCTCCGCCGTGCGATAGAACTTGCGCGGCCGGGCCTCGTCGGTGTTCCACTCGCTTGTCAGGTACTCCTGCTTCTCCAACCGCCGCAGGAGCGGATACAACGTGTTGGCATCCGTGGCAAAGCCACGGCTTTCCAGTTGCTCGAGCAGCCGATAGCCGTACTCCGCGGTTCGCAGTAGCCGCAGACAGGCCAACACCACGGTTCCGCGCCGCAGTTCCTGCAGGTGGGTTTCCAGGACATCACTCACACGTGGGACATTACTGTGCCTCACACACTATAGTCAACAACGCTGCTGCCTGGCGTGCATCTTCCTGACGGGTCGCCGTATCCCCAGTCTTCATCTGCAGTTTTGAGTCACGTTGGAGTTCCCCCGTAGATTCGTGGATACAGCGGATCGCGTCAGCGCGGCTGTGCGGAGGAAGGGGACCATGGAGGTGACCTCAGGCGTCGTCCTGTTCCAGGTTTCTACCGCACTCTTCGCCCTCACCCTCGGACCGTTCCAGTTCCTTCGCCGAACGAGAGACAGAGTTCACCGATACCTCGGTCGGGCCTGGCTGGGAGCCGCCAGCCTGACCTGCCTGTCGAATGTCGCGATCGTCCCAGCGGGTTTCGATTGGACCCAGGGCCTCACCCTCTCCGCGCTTTTCTGCTTCACTGCGGGGTGGATCCACGCGAGGCGCCGTCGGTGGATCGCGCACGCCTGGTGGATGATCGGCGCCTATGTCGGCACAGGTGCCTCATGGCTGGCCAGTCTCCTGTCGCCAGGGCGCGTCGCCCAGGAGGTGCTGGCAAACCACTTCTTCGTCGCCCTGATCTTGGCCATCGCCGCGGCGGCATTCGCCGTGGGGCTCTTCATGATCCTGCGCCGCAGCGTGGAACACGCCGCCTCTCAGGCTGACGACTAGCGGCGCCCAATCCCACGGCGCCGGGTCGGGCCCGGCGGGCGTGGAGGCCCCGCGGTCGACGTGCACTAGAAGAGCCCGGCGACCGTCCCGTCGTCGTGCACGTCCATGCGCTCGGCG
Encoded here:
- a CDS encoding DUF2306 domain-containing protein; the protein is MEVTSGVVLFQVSTALFALTLGPFQFLRRTRDRVHRYLGRAWLGAASLTCLSNVAIVPAGFDWTQGLTLSALFCFTAGWIHARRRRWIAHAWWMIGAYVGTGASWLASLLSPGRVAQEVLANHFFVALILAIAAAAFAVGLFMILRRSVEHAASQADD
- a CDS encoding PadR family transcriptional regulator; translation: MSDVLETHLQELRRGTVVLACLRLLRTAEYGYRLLEQLESRGFATDANTLYPLLRRLEKQEYLTSEWNTDEARPRKFYRTAEAGIRLADTMTEEWRLLTTAIATLTEAED